GGAGGCGGAttcggggcgggcggcggcgacgggcgaaagggaggaggagcgacgacgtcgacaaGGGCGGAGATcattcgcgccgccgccgaggccgaagcgtcgcggcgcgtgcgcgcgcgcgagcggcgaccgtccccgcccgtcgtGGACCTCTCCGAAGAACCGaagacgtccacgtcgacatCCACGTCAGCATCCACGTCAGCATCCAcgtcggcgttcgcgtcggcgtccggcgacggcttcgtcggtttcgacgcgctcgccgcggcggggatgcgcggcggcgacgcgtgggcCACCGTCGGACACGTGTCGGACACGTCGGACACCGGGcaaggccgcggcggcggcgcctcgggcgcgagggggagGGAGAGGGGTGGGACGAGGGAGCGGCGGTTAAAGGCGGCGGAGTGGGCGAAGCGTCGGGTGGAtcgggcgggcgcgatctCGCCGTTTCTCGGGGAGGAgtcgaggccgacgccggagatgttcgacgcgagcgagttggcggcgaggcgggagcgcgagcgggcgggacgcgcgcggccgagggcgacgatcAGGACGGAGTACGGCGACGTGATGGACCGATGACGTAGCGCTACGGGCCGTGATTGAATTGGAAACTAGGATttcacgcgccgcgacgacagTCCTTGCAGCTATAGCGgtgacggccgtgctcgcagattccagacccgccgcactccgtTTCACTTTCCTCTCATAAAAAATATTATACAAAGGTATCACGCGAcggccgccaccgtcggTGGGACCGCCGGCACTCCCAGCCTCGCCAGCTttttctccgcggcgcgcttctcCAGCATCGcctgcgccctcgccgcgtatAGTCTAACCttctcgacgtccacgtcgtgcCTCTCCCGTTCTCGATCGATTGCGCAGAAGGTGGCCACCGTCTGACCTTGCAGTTTGATCGGTACTCCGGTGTAGTGAATGTGATCGTAACCGAGGAAGGTATCGGCCAACGAGCGCATGCCACCCACGGTTGGGACCTTTTCCGCGCCGTGCGGGTGCGCTTCGCCCCTCCGGTCGTACTCCGTTTCGatcttggcgtcgtcgggttTATCAGAAttcgcgtcgacgtactCGGCGAACTGCGCAAACGTGTCGCCCAGGATCGCGCCCTGGGCGTGGTCGACGGCGCAGATCGCTTCGTACTCCGGGTCGGTGAAGTTCGGCATacccgccatcgacgcgtggGTCGGACCGTTGGTCTGCATCGCGTCCCCCCGTTTCACCACGTGCTTGCACACGGTGCCGACGTTGGCGCAGTacaggccgtcgccgtgggctCTGGCCTCGCCGGTGTTCACGTCAAACTTGGAGTGGGAGACGTAGGTCTGGCGCTTCGAGTCGATTATGCCGATGAACGAGTCGGTCACGCCAAGTTCTTTGGCGCACGCGTCAGTCAGGAGGTGCAGGTCGTCGTTATCGACCAGGTCCCCGATTTCCTCGTACTCGAGAGCAGAGTCGGAGaccacgcgacggcgctcagcctcgtcTTCGTACAGGTCCATCTTGGACATGATGTCGCGGACGTTGGCGCCGGAGTAGACGgagtcggcgacggcgtcggcctcgtcccgcgtcgcgacgcggggtcgaggctcgggcgcgggatccGGCGTTTCCCGCTCCTGCTCCGGCGTTTCCGGGTGCGGCTCCGGAAGGGACGACTCTGGCTCCGGAGGGGATGACTCTGGCTCCGGAGGGGACGACTCTGGCTCCGGAGGGGATGACGCGgtcgggccgccgccgcccaagccTCCGTCCTCCCTCCCAAAATCCAGCGTCACCCCCGttgtctccgccgccgcgcccgtccgctGTCCCAGCACCGCGGCCATCATGCTCGTGAGCTGCGCCACCTGGTCCTGCAGCACCTTGGCCTGCGCCTCCGACTGCGCCCGTAAAGTGTCCATCCGCTCCGAAGCCCTTCGCTCcatcgcctccatcgccgcgcggttcttctcagcctcggccttcaccgcgtcgcgcacgttCTCCACCGACGACAGCAACAGCTCGTCGGAGGCTTTCAGAAACTCGCGAGCGACGGTCATCTTCGTCGGGTCGCTCGCCACCtcgccgaacccgcccaACGATTCGATCTTCTCCCTCAGTTTCTCCCCCTGCGCAAAGTCGTCTCTGATTTGCGCCTGGacgtcgatggacgccgcggcggcgatgacggacACCTGCCTGTGCATGCTGTTGGATATTTCCCGAAACTTGACGGTGTCCCGTCCGCTCATGATGAGCTGCGTGATGAAGTACTGGAGCTTGAGCCGTTGGCAGAACGCGAGGCCATCCTCCAGGGTCTGCTGCAGGGCTTCCACCGATTCGCGCACGTGGCCCAGGTATCCCTTGGCGGCGACCTGGTTCAGGATGGCCTCGCAGCTCTGGACGTTCTTGCAGAACACCTGCGCGTCAGCCTTTAGGGTGTGAacctcggcggacgcggtgacgacgcccgcgatcAGGAAGGCTATCGGCGCGACCCACGGCAGCTCTTTCGCGAATGCCAACAATCCCaagcccgcggtggacgctgCCGAGCTCAGGGCTCCTCTGGCGTCCGAGCTCACGGTGCCCGCCACGAGCGTGGCGGTGCCCGCTGCGACGGtgacggcagcggcggcgtcgaagttggcgccgatgccgtcggCCTCGTCCAGCTTGGACGGCTTCTTTTTGGGGGCATCCGTGTCAGCCCCCGAATGTGTTGTCGTCTGTCCCTTGGGGGCTATGTTATTGCCGGAGTCGGAGGCCTTcttgccgccgcgcgggggctccgcgggggcgtccgcggtAGACGTAGCCTTGCTCGCGCCGCAGCCCATGGGGCGGTGCCGATAtccaggcgcgcgaggcccgTTCTACGCAGTGATACGCAGTAAtacggggcgctcgcggcggtgcgttcTACGCAATGTGGGCGATATAACGTTATTCCTGTCGGCACTTTGGCGCGGTTACAAGTACGCAGTAATTCGCTAAATTAACACTGCAGTACGTTTACTCGTattggcgccgtcgcggctgtCTGTTTGCTCGTGCGTCCGTCTGGGAAATCCGAAATATCTTGGAGCAGATTGGACCCATATTCGAAACTATACGGGGGCGCGGTTAGCCTAAAGTCCGTTTCCGTCAGATATTTTCCAGTCTGGCCTCTCCCCGCCACAGGTCGACGCGGGATTGGCCCGAGACGTGCGCTCCACCTCAGGCGCACAGGACACTTCGATCGGCGCGCGATGGTCGTGCACGCGGACGCCCTATCGGATCGCCTCGGGGCGgtccacctcgcggcgcgcgggcccgccgtcgcgatggacgagccGGAGGTCAGGgacgcgtcgtggacgcgcgcgcgcgatcgcgcgcgcggcgcgtcgcggggcgccgacggccaagccgacgacgccgacgaggcatccatgacggcgtcggagagcgactggagcgacgcggagctgcgcgaggcggaCAGCAGGGGCGACAGCGACAAgcccccgagcgccgcgcagggTTCGGGGCGGCCGTGGGCGCAcgtatcgcgcgcgcgcgccgcgcgtcgccgcgagcttcgcgccgccgcggccatggcggccgcgcccccgcccccgcgcgagctcaccgagtccggcgccggggtcttcctcgccgacctcgacgcctccgccgccatccaCGTCCTCTCGCACCTCTCCccggtcgagcgcgcgcgggtcgcggcggtgcgcagcgccgaacgcgccgcgctcaagtccccggacatcgtcgtcgaggacgatcccgcgctcgtcaccggtTCCGCCGACTActacgacggcgtcgtgtaCGGATCTTCGCCCCCCGTTACGCTGTCATCGTCGCCCGGACAACAACAACACCGCCCGGCGCTGAGGCGCGAGCCCCGGTGGAGCAGCGGCCGGCTCAGCATGGGCaccgcgacgcacgtcgagggcggcggccacctcgcggacgcggcgtggcGGGAGATCGACCTGCGATGCGCGGCGACCCCAGCGGCGCTGTGCacgcttcgcggcgtcgcgtgtgGAGCCGTTCGAGTTCTGGACGTCACCGGCTCGCGgctcgcgaagcgcggggACATCCTCGACTTAGCTCGCGAGTCCCCGCAGCTTCGCGAGCTGCGGTGCGGGAGTTTAGGGGACAACGGCAAGTGGAGCGTTCgtgacgtggacgccgtgTTCGAGGCGTGCCCGTCGCTGACGCTCTTCGAGTGCGACGTGGGCGTGAAGATcgactcggcgacgcgcgacgaggaacgaTACGAGGAGAGTTTAGGGGATGTGCGGTACGTGCTGGGCGATCGGCGCATGCGTTTACGGAGGGTGAAGATCCACAGCGGGTGCGTGGAcagcgcgcacgtcgtcttcgagtgcgcggcgagggcggcgagggcggggcggTTGCGatcggtggacgcgagctgGTCGCTCAAGCTCGGATGCGGCGCCGCCAGGGGGTGCGCCGCGATGATGGAgaagcacggcggcgggttcccgCTTCAGAGGCTCGCCATGCGCAAGGCTAACATCAAGGATCCGGGCGCCATGTCCCTCGCGGGGGCGATTCGCcgagccgcggaggcggtagccgccaaggagaaggagctgtTGCGGAAAGAGTGGAGCGGACATTACGCCGGCAcggctggcgacgccgccgatacGTACGAGAGCCCGTACGGGGACGGACGGGACCCGGTGTGCGAGCTGCGATGGCTGGACCTCGGCTCGAACCACATCAACGACcctggcgcggcggcgctcggagaCGCGCTCGGCCCGAAGGTTCCGATCACCCGGCTGAACCTGCGCGATAACCAGGTTGGCGTCTTGGGGTGCCGATCCATCGGCTACGGCGTCGTGCGATGCGGCGCGACGCTTCGCAGGCTTGACCTCGCGCACAGCGGCTTCGGTTGCCAGGGTgcgatcgcgctcgccggcgcgctcgccaccgcgcactCGCCCTGCGCGCTGAAGGTTCTGCAGTTGGGTTTCAACtccatcggcgccgacggggccaaggcgctggcggcggcgctgacgtcCGGCAACTTCCGGCGACTCGAGCACCTGGACCTGGCGTGTAACGTGCtcggccccgacggcgtcgcggcgctcgcgccccttCTGGAGCCGATCGAATCGGGCGACGCCACGTGTTCGGCGGACGACGAAGTGTCCGACACTTTATCCGACGGGAAGCGAGGCGCGGGTTTGTATTCGCTGGATCTGGCGGTGAACaacgcggggggcgacggcgaacgcgggggaATCCGCGCACTGATGAAGGCGCTCGAGTCTAACACGTCGCTGCGGATGCTCAACCTGCGCGGTAACGACCTGACCCCGGAGCACGCGGGTGACGTCGCGGAGATGCTCTGCGAGAACGTCACCCTCACGCAGCTCAACGTGGGGTACAACAAAATTTACAACGAGGGCGCGtgggagctcgccgaggccttATCCGAGAACCCGTCGTTGCTGGGTCTGGACATCCAGCGCAACGAGatctccgacgacggcgcggagtgGATCCGCGGGCTGCTCGCCTCAAACTGCACCATCGAGGAGGTTGACATGCGATCCAACCAGCTGTCGCCCGAGGTTGTCGAGTCGTTTGGGAAATCCTTCGGCGAGCGGGTCAACGCCAGGTGGCAGCAAGAGCCTCCGAAGGTGGAGAAAaacgacgagaacgcggcggcgcagcgaaCCAtggtcggcgagggcggagggcgcgtcgccgcgaaaaaagcggagcgcgcggcgcgcaagGCTGCGCGCCAGGCGGCCAGGGGACGCTGAGACTTTTGAGACTTTCACTGCCAAAACGAAACGCGTCTCTTTCGCTCCCAGCGGCTACCCCGTCACGAAAAAATCCATCTTATCCGTCCCTTGGTTCAGCACGTGGTCGTGCACGTCCTCCCACGGCACGAACACCATCGTGTTCAGCCCCCTGGACAGCTCGCGCACTCTCGCGTGGCCCACGTAA
The genomic region above belongs to Micromonas commoda chromosome 4, complete sequence and contains:
- a CDS encoding predicted protein — its product is MTYGDAIASAAPSPLEGFDRRGDADPPAAHEPALTSTSYAGTSRALPRGRPAADPSRADVPSVFLELLVAIRSERHELTRDERDALRRCEEQMQSRAVVAGYLTGAGTNALLKTLPAFKTQPVGRYIAAVSFGVTGAFYGARSAARACLERIVRLEDSRLGELATDAVRRSAPLDPMLAKVPNATGRVAVGDAAGGEVGGGFGAGGGDGRKGGGATTSTRAEIIRAAAEAEASRRVRARERRPSPPVVDLSEEPKTSTSTSTSASTSASTSAFASASGDGFVGFDALAAAGMRGGDAWATVGHVSDTSDTGQGRGGGASGARGRERGGTRERRLKAAEWAKRRVDRAGAISPFLGEESRPTPEMFDASELAARRERERAGRARPRATIRTEYGDVMDR
- a CDS encoding predicted protein, whose amino-acid sequence is MGCGASKATSTADAPAEPPRGGKKASDSGNNIAPKGQTTTHSGADTDAPKKKPSKLDEADGIGANFDAAAAVTVAAGTATLVAGTVSSDARGALSSAASTAGLGLLAFAKELPWVAPIAFLIAGVVTASAEVHTLKADAQVFCKNVQSCEAILNQVAAKGYLGHVRESVEALQQTLEDGLAFCQRLKLQYFITQLIMSGRDTVKFREISNSMHRQVSVIAAAASIDVQAQIRDDFAQGEKLREKIESLGGFGEVASDPTKMTVAREFLKASDELLLSSVENVRDAVKAEAEKNRAAMEAMERRASERMDTLRAQSEAQAKVLQDQVAQLTSMMAAVLGQRTGAAAETTGVTLDFGREDGGLGGGGPTASSPPEPESSPPEPESSPPEPESSLPEPHPETPEQERETPDPAPEPRPRVATRDEADAVADSVYSGANVRDIMSKMDLYEDEAERRRVVSDSALEYEEIGDLVDNDDLHLLTDACAKELGVTDSFIGIIDSKRQTYVSHSKFDVNTGEARAHGDGLYCANVGTVCKHVVKRGDAMQTNGPTHASMAGMPNFTDPEYEAICAVDHAQGAILGDTFAQFAEYVDANSDKPDDAKIETEYDRRGEAHPHGAEKVPTVGGMRSLADTFLGYDHIHYTGVPIKLQGQTVATFCAIDRERERHDVDVEKVRLYAARAQAMLEKRAAEKKLARLGVPAVPPTVAAVA
- a CDS encoding predicted protein, which produces MSLAGAIRRAAEAVAAKEKELLRKEWSGHYAGTAGDAADTYESPYGDGRDPVCELRWLDLGSNHINDPGAAALGDALGPKVPITRLNLRDNQVGVLGCRSIGYGVVRCGATLRRLDLAHSGFGCQGAIALAGALATAHSPCALKVLQLGFNSIGADGAKALAAALTSGNFRRLEHLDLACNVLGPDGVAALAPLLEPIESGDATCSADDEVSDTLSDGKRGAGLYSLDLAVNNAGGDGERGGIRALMKALESNTSLRMLNLRGNDLTPEHAGDVAEMLCENVTLTQLNVGYNKIYNEGAWELAEALSENPSLLGLDIQRNEISDDGAEWIRGLLASNCTIEEVDMRSNQLSPEVVESFGKSFGERVNARWQQEPPKVEKNDENAAAQRTMVGEGGGRVAAKKAERAARKAARQAARGR